A segment of the Toxotes jaculatrix isolate fToxJac2 chromosome 2, fToxJac2.pri, whole genome shotgun sequence genome:
CTTGTTCCCAAATGTTTTGGTGTAGAACATGTCTGGAAGACACTGAACACCCACCAACAGCCAAACCATGACTGAGATAGTCACAGAATGGGTGACAGTTAATCTTATCACTCTTATTGGATGAACAACAGCCAGGTACCTGTATACACTTATACAAGTGAGGAATCCAATGCTGCCGTATAAATTCAGGTTGAAGCAGAATCTTGTTATCTTGCAGAATGCATCTCCAAAGATCCACTGACTGTCCCTGATGTAGTAATCCACCAAAAATGGCAGTGTGAGCAGATACAACATATCTGCAAGTCCAAGGTTGAGAACAAACACATTGATGATCTTTagtttcttccatttctgcagcAAAGTCTTCAATCCCCATCCATTAGCAACCAGACCAATGATGAATACTGAGATGAAAACAGGAGGCAGGAATCTGCCTGTGAAGTCAAAGCTGATGCGAGGACAAGACGTGTTCTTCATTCTGTAAAGATTCTTGACAGACAGCAGTTCTGGAAAGCAGTTAGCACgattccttctctctctgtgttttctgctgtttttttgaaaaacagggCGATTTATGAGAAGTGAAAGAAagttttgtcacttttttttcttattggaCTTCCTGTTAAGACTTCTCTTGAATTTCTTATCAGATGAGACAAACCATATGTGCAAACACCCAACACCcaacacccaacacacacacaagtttgagATTGATCAAGATCACTAGACATGTAAGGAAACTGGATGACGTTCATTTCACTGTCAGTCCCTCTGGTTGAATTttaaagaaagataaaatgatAATATAATTAAAGAATAATTGTTGATAAGTATAACATGGGTCTTAACTATGTAATTTTGCTATTCTCTCTTATTTGTAACAGAAACATCTGGGTATGTGGAAACATCACAGCATTAATTCTAAACGTGTAAAAAACATGATCTGTAACATGATCAATGTGGTTTAAATAAagccaaaagaaaaagactgtTGTAAATGTCTGACAGAGTTTACTGGTTAATTCCATGGTTCTTCTTTGATCAACCACACATATTCTAGTTGTGCACGCACAGTTTTCTTTCATAGATATTTCAGATAcactcacttttgtttttacctccaaataGAGTGATTTAAACTGCTTCACAGCTTAGGTTTACAACTTATGTGATCGTTCCAATCTTTACGTTTCTTGCACAGACAAACTTCACCGTGGCAATGTCACCTAGTTCCCATATCCCAGCAAATGTGTTATCAAATGATggccaaaactatgaaaacaaaacctaatTTGGTGTAAACCGGAAATATCTTTCAATATATCTCAAAAACGAATACGACAGTGTAACTTTCAGGTGCAAAGGTTGAGTTTCTCACATGCAAATATGAGTAAGTGAAAGAGCCTTTCTTATGGTTGGCCAAGATGCATTTTTCAGCTCATTCAATCACCACTCAGTGTTTGGGTTTGACAACTCAGGCTGCAGGATTTCCTCAGCCCTCTGAAGATTAATTAACAAGCTTTATTAAAACCGAAATAATCACCAAAGCTGCAGTTTAAGGGATTTCAGACAACAGCTgtgataaaggaaaaataaaacaaatatcttGTTTAGAGTGTATTTGTTGGACACGGTGTACTTCCTGTTCTGTACCTATACAGAGTGTGAGACACTGTGCTTTCCCACCTCCAACAACACAATGTGAACATTATCTCCCCAGACATCAAGACTCGTGATATATTTGATTTTGCTGTTtatgtctgactttttttttgcttattctAAAGGAATTATGAGAAACACAaagttcaaaaataaaatgaattcattttttgAGGCAAAATACAATATTTGTAAAGTTGAAACAGATACTAACCAGTCTCATGAAGCTGAGAGCAACCATTTGAGCTTTCAGTTATCAACCATTGTTATTTAACTTCATCTACAATTTGCACTGCAACAAAGAACAGATGTTTATAGAATTATTTTCACAGAATTACTGACATGCTTACATGTGCTGAACTTCATCTGCAGTTTGTGCCAAAGGCACAGAGCCGGAGTTTGACGGAAGCAAACGACTGAACATCTGATGAGCTCGCTGGAGCTGCTGTCTGAGCTGAGCAGGAACTTCCTCATTCCCATGGAGATAAACCAGAGGGTTGAGAGCACTGTTCAGACACACAAGGCCACGACTTATCTGATGAGCGATGTAAACTCCATTAGACCATTCACTGCAAAGCTTCTGTTTGCTCAGAACCCTTGACCGGAGATTTAGGTTCTTTAACACATGAAATGGGATGtaacaaacagagaagagaaggatcaaaataaacaacaacttcaggCATTTCTGTTTCAGTACCTTGTCAGTTGTATTTTTGCGGCAGAGAACAACAATCACATGTCCATAGCAGCCCAGTGTGACAAGGAATGGGATACAAAACCCCATCAGTGTCCATCCAAGGCTGTATTTCAGGTAATCCTCCACATGTTCTGTAGAGGTGGTCTCGTAGCATGTCCCAGACTTGTTCCCAGATGTTTTGGTGTAGAACATGTCTGGAAGACTCTGAACACCCACTAACAGCCAAACCATGACTGAGATAGTCACAGAATGGGTGACAGTTAATCTTCCCATCACTCTTATTGGATGAACAACAGCCAGGTACCTGAATACACTTATACAAGTGAGGAATCCAATGCTGCCGTATAAATTCAGGTTGAAGCAGAATCTTGTTATCTTGCAGAATGCATCTCCAAAGATCCACTGTCTATTCCTGATGTAGTAATCCACCAAAAATGGCAGTGTGAGCAGATACAACATATCTGCAAGTCCAAGGTTGAGAACAAACACATTGATGATCTTTagtttcttccatttctgcagcAAAGTCTTCAATCCCCATCCATTAGCAACCAGACCAATGATGAATACTAAGATGAAAACAGGAGGCAGGAATCTGCCTGTGAAGTCAAAGCTGACAGAAGTACAGGATGTGTTCTTCATTCTGTAAAGATTCTTGACAGACAGCAGTTCAGGACAGCAGTCAGCACgattccttctctctctgtgatttCTGGCGTTTGTTTGGAAACACTGCGATTTAtgagaagtgaaagaaaaatttGTCTCTCTCTACTAGACTTCCTGTTAAGACTTCTCTTGAATTTCTTATCAGATGAGATGAATCATATGTGCAaactcccaacacacacacaatccacaaGTTCGAGATTGATCAAGGTCACTAGACATGTAAAGAAACTGGATGACGTTCATTTCACTGTCAGTCCCTCTGGTTGAATTtcaaagaaagataaaattATAATACAATTAAAGAATAGCTTCAGACAATTACAACATGGGTCTTATGTAATTTTGCTATTCTCTCTTATTTGTAACGGAAACATCTGGGTATGTGGCAACATCACAGCGTTAATTCtaaatgtgcataaaaacatGAGCTGTAACATGATCAATGTGGTTTAAATAAAGCAGAGTTTACTGGTTAATTCCATGGTTCTTATTTGATCGACCACACATACTCTAGTTGTTTGTGCACAGTTTTCTTTCATAGATATTTCAGACACACTCAGGTCACTGCTTCCAGCCAAGACATGGTGTGCCACATTACCCCACCATAAAACCACaggttgtttttacactttgtttgTTGTAAAGATTAAACTATGTTAACCAGCAAGCCTTAGAGGTGAGAAGCTAACTGGCTGCCTGCTGTGGGTTTatactgaacacacagataTGGGACCAGTATCAATCCTCTCATCAAACTCTCTGCTAACAAACAAGTGTATTTCCCCACAGATGTTCCTTTAAACATCACTGAGTCACTTCCACACCAGTACTTGCCTTGTAGCCCTTCTCCTTCACAAAACTCAAAATAACTGCCTGCCTCTCCCTGGTGGTGTTGGTAGCATCAAACACctggacaggacaggacacagGTGTTGTATCAACAACACATCCCAcagaaaacgtgtgtgtgtgtgtgtgtcgctgccAAGTTAATCTTCATTAAGAGAGTGCACAGGAGCTCTGAGGTGCAGCTCAAATGTCCGTAAACCAGTGTCATGAGACACTCGGCTTATCCGCcggcctgtctgtcttttgcaGCACGTCTTGACACAGAAAAGTGTCCAACCAAACACCAACAAAAAtcatataaacacagacacataaagaaGTTACAACAATGAAATAATCGTTTGCAAAAAGTCAAATACACCCTTAAAGAAGAGCTCCAGTTCACTCTTTACTAACCAGAtgctccaccccctcctccacctcaggTAGTCACTCAGAAACAACCAGAGCAGCACAGTGTGACAGTCACAAGAACAAAACACTCCTAATGTCCAGGTGAGTTAAAGTGTCAGAGTCTTCCCTGCAGACGGTTACAAATCAGCTCaggtaaacacaacactgtccCCAACATAAACACAATCATTCTTACTGGACAAATCAAAGAGTTTGGTTCAGACTGTGTCACTGCTCACAATTATTTAATGAATCTTAAATCATGGATGTCGTTAGGCCCATTTTAGGGGGTCTTGCATCATTGgtaactgtggaaaaaaaaaagttgttgttccattggttgtgttgttgttgttgttgtactgcctgagagcaaagaaaacccggagtcaaattccttgtttctATGCACAAGCTTGGCCAATAGATCTGATTCTGAATTCCGAGCGACATAGAGAGAGCCAATCCAATCCGCTTTCTCACCGAGAGAAAGCCGATGTTAACCAGAATCCAGTCCATGTTTTGCTGCTCCCTTGAACAGGAAATCAAGGCGATGCGCTGCTTCAGCGAGTCAAATACTTTTTGTCTAATCGCCGAGAAGATGCCCGCgttaataaaaatacattcCATGTTTTCACTATTACCTTTCACTGGTACGCTGCACAGACTGTACGGTACTGACACACGTTTGTTATGATTAAAAGGAGCGCCACTGCAACGAAATGGATATTCGGAATTTTCTAAAGAAGAAAGTTAGTCATCGTTACTGGAGGCAGTAATTAGTTAACTCCCACAGCACAGAGTCCCTTGTCAGTAATAAACCAAAGTATCCTCCCTgttctgacaaataaaacatcagCCATCGTGTTACCAATCTAACATTCTGTGTCAGAGAGTGACAGGTCTCTGCTGCTAAGGTGGGTCAAAGTGATCTGACAGTCATCTGCGATACAGACAGGATTTTATGGAAATTAACAGGGATATTCATACTGAATAAATTACTGCAGTTTTCCCTGACAGTTATAAATAGCTCCCCCCAAAAGTGGCCAACCCCCCCGTTTCCAAATCCTAGTGACATCCCTGGCTTAAATGATGAAAACCCAGACTTTTCTCCTGACTGGAGAGATGAGCCACTGAGTGACTTCTGAGATAAACCAACATTACTTGCTCACAAAACGTCCACGCAAACAGAATCCCAAAccttctgtgtgtttcttacCCAGTCATGACCCAGCTGCTGCATGCTTGTCTGTCTCTGGGGTCAAAAAAGACCCAGTACTTTATAACGCAGACTGCAGGATTGCTTGCCAGTGAGCTGTACCCCCAAAAGTACCCGGATGGCCTGTCTGCGTGTCCATACAGGGACAGGGAGAGTGTCAGCCTGCAGGCTGTTCGATTATGAATGGAGTATGCTGCGTCAGCAAAATCCTCAAAGGACCACATCAGACACTGAACAGAGAGCCAGCTCAGACCTGGTTTGGTCCAGCCTGGCTGTCATCCCATGGCTGACTCCTGCGTGtctctcagactgctgcctgTCCACCTGCACCCTCTGACAGGACTGAGCTCAGTCCTGAGGCAACAGGAGGAGAGGGGTCCAAGCTAAAGGTCCAGCACAGACAATACAAAACACACCTGTGACCGCCGCACACACTACCTCCACCTGCTGAAACCAAAGGCAGAACAGACAAGCAGAGACAGGTTTTTACTGCACTTACATCCCCTCCTGCGGTTCAAGTTGCAGCCCATCCATGGCACCCAGATCTTGAGCAGAggagtctgtgtgagtgttttctcTTCTATGGACGTATTCATGGTGAGAGCCATGAGGCCTGTGTGGTGGATGGAGGAGTGTGCAGCAAAGGCTCGCAGCTCTTTtccatctgtgtgcatgtgtgtgcttcacTGAACACTACCTACTGCAGGTCAGCTGACAGTTGCTAAGGAGCCGTACTAGGTAGGCAGCAGGGGGAGGACCTGAGGCCGGGCTGCTCGTCTGCCCCTCCGTCTGTTTCATGATGTAAAAGGCCTGAGGGCAGCTGCCAAAATCTCTGTGGTGATGTCAGACAGCAGGGAAGCATCCAAAGCCACCGTGCTGTGCATCTGTTGTGGTGACACAGCTGGTTTCTCAGTCAGAGCGAGAGCGACAGAGTCACACGAGACAAGTATAGCAGACGTCGGAGCCTCTCATGAATTCAGATGAGCAGGGCTGCTGCAGCACAAGCTGTTTATCAGTTTGAAAAGTGCAGAGTTGAAATTCTTCTTTCTTACCACTAGAGGGCAGTTTAAACATTAGCTTTAGATCTGGCCCAGTTTATGAAAGTGACAGTTGCTGCTCATTGGACGTgtaatgtacttagttactttccgcCGCTGGAATTAAAGTCATACATGTGATGTGGAAGGAGTATTTGACTCCTTTACTACAGCTGTTATACACCAAAGAAAATTTGCCTGAtaagttcaggaaaaaaaaattgaactgagtaaaagaagcagaaatgtacaaaacagTACAAAAGTACCGCAAAACTGTTCGTTAGGGAATAGTTTTTAGGAAATATGCACAAAGACGGTAAACAGTGGGGAACAGCTAGCCTGGATCTGACTAAAGGTGAAAATACTGGCACCTCTAAAGGTCATTCATCTCTATTTAATGTCTTTCttactaagctaagctaagcagcagCTGACTGCAGTTCCACGTTTAGGGGTGTCACTTGCTATATACTTGATATATacatgctttatttattttatcatgttttatattctGTGTGCCAAAGTCTGTGTGTTCTTTGCGTTACCTGGCTGTAAGACAAGGATAATATGAGAATGGTATCATCAAAGTCTAATGCCAGAGAGAGAATaagcaaatttcccaaaatgtgaaacGTTTGCTTTAAGTAAATAACTTGAGCAAATGTACCTGGTTACTTTGAACTCAAGATACTTGCAGAGATTTGTCAGCTTGTCAGTGACAGATGCTGAAAATcatctgtttcatttctgtttttcataagCAATGCAACATGTCAAATGATCAAGTCACAGTACTCACACCTTAATGTCACTCATTCCATTAAACTCAAACAGGCAGCATCATTTACCAGCTCTGGCCTGTGTTCAAAGTCTAACAAGCAGTTTCTCTCGGACAGTGATTAGCAGGGCACTGATAACCAATAATGGTCATCTCTTCCTGTTCTGGGATAAACTGAAACGTTACGGGTTCATTAAGCCACGCCAGTAAGAGTCACTCcatgaaacaaaacagctgagtgggatacacacaaagcaaacatcAGCTCCACCAGTTAACAAGAAAACAGAGCTACACCCATAACTTCCTATTTCTTATTTAGCGTATATCAGCTGCAACTGCTTCTCTCAACATGGGAGTTACCGTACTTCATAGCTGCATGAAGCACGGCATTATAGGACGACACATGGAGCTGTAGTAGAAACCCCAGCGCAAGATGTTTTGGCATGCTCTCTGCAGAAGCAGTTGGTCAGTGATCTCACCTGCACTGTCACACCTGCCGAGCCTCATGTGTTCCAGCTGGGGAAGCTCCATTCTGTGCTACACTCCAATCAGGCAGCAGCTTGAGACCATCCACACAATCGACACACAGAGTTATGAGGCCAGTGGCAACACAACTGATGCTCTTTTTAAAGAAACTAAGAACTAAGAAACAGAGTGTCTCAGGTCCAAAGTACATACTTAGGTCTCGACTATGCTACGTGTTCAGAATAGAAAATTGACAAAATAAAGGATACTCAAACCAGACCTGCAGTCTCACTGCTAAAAAAGTAAACTAAACATGGTCAGTTCTTAGTGTGCTGTTGACAGACACTAAATATTAATTCTATACAGTGTTCATTCATTCCGTATCATCACAGCATACTGTTTTATCAGTAAGTGTATAGAGAAAACCAGTGTAACTATGTATGTACTATGTAAACTAATTTCCTACTTTGCTCCCGTCATAATTACTacggccactagaggtcagcTAACAGTAAAATGGAACTGTGGGCCAGAAGAAGCTGCTGGCACAGGCGACCTATGCACTCCTGTTCCTTTGTTTATCTACTGTACACAATTGGTCTGTAGTAAGGATGAGGGTCAGAGCAGTAAATTAAGCTATACAAGGTAAAACtaatgattaaaatcaaaacaaccACTGAATATCTGCTCGATAGTTTACTAGACCACCAACAACGTCTCTGAGTAATGATGGCCAGAGTGCAGCAAGATCTTGACGACAGGCATGACATTTCCGCTGCCTGCAGCTGTGGTCTGTTGTTTATCTACTCGAAACCATAAATGGCAGCGACTCCATACATTTAACATTGCACTCTTGCAACATTGCAAGAAGAAGGCAGAAGACAGATGCAGCATAGTCAGAAATACTGTGGATTATATACCACACATTCTTGTCACCTGAAATCAGACTTTGATGAGTAAAAATCATTCATATCAATCACCACATATATTACACCCATATATCTATTACGCAcagtggatcggtgccttgctcaggggcaccacagccgtGGCCGCAGAGGGATGGGGGGCCGGTCATCttaggccggtccaaagtctaAAGCTGGACTCTTTACTTGCTGAGCCACGGCCGCCCGATTTAatcatttatcattatcattttaatatttctgtaaaaTAAGTTATTTCCAGACTGTTTGGGCAGAAAAGCAAACACCTGCACATGGCCACATTTGTCTGGCAGAAGTATGGACGAGTTCACTCAGTGACATGCAGAGTTATATATTCACCTGCATTTCAACCAATGGCTCAGCAGGACTGCTGCATGATCACCTCAAACGCTGGATTCGTCTTGATTTGGACGAGAAGTCACAGAGTCTGACGTTGCAGAGGCCTGAGGTGAGGATTTATTTTACTAACAAACTGCACATCTCTGCTTGTGTGCTAAGTTTTTAACTTCTTATGGACATTGTGGTTTTTGTGCAGAGGTTATTCAGTTTCTTTACATAAGCAGGCCTGCAGAACAGTGTGTTGTTTCATTATATAAGAGTTTGTATCTACTGTAACAAAcaactgctggaaaaaaaaaaaaatcttgtacaAGAAgattatttaaacaaaaagttttcattttttggttgtttttttggcatttgacCTCAAACTGAATCTAGTCTAGTCTTGTCACGTAATGCTGCTGATCTGCTTTAATGTTAGTTGAATATGTTTAAAGTTTTACACACTAAAGACTACATGCTTAAATCATACAGAACTGATGCATGACACTTTCACATATCAACTGTAGGACTTTGACTTGGTTAATTGGTGCTGAACATTACTTAACagttccaggaaaaaaaaaaagaaaaagcgagACTTTGGACAAAGAGCAAAATGGAGCAGATGCTCAGCTTTAGCAAAGTCAAGGTGCACTGTGTGACAGAATACTGAACAAAACCACCACCTTTTAAAGAGACACATCTAGCTCACATTTGTCAAATGCTCATTCTAAGCACAAGAGCATAAGTACTGTCATACATCTAAACACTAGGCAAAGGAAGAAGGAATAAGGAATGATGTTTT
Coding sequences within it:
- the LOC121194332 gene encoding P2Y purinoceptor 1-like isoform X2 — its product is MKNTSCTSVSFDFTGRFLPPVFILVFIIGLVANGWGLKTLLQKWKKLKIINVFVLNLGLADMLYLLTLPFLVDYYIRNRQWIFGDAFCKITRFCFNLNLYGSIGFLTCISVFRYLAVVHPIRVMGRLTVTHSVTISVMVWLLVGVQSLPDMFYTKTSGNKSGTCYETTSTEHVEDYLKYSLGWTLMGFCIPFLVTLGCYGHVIVVLCRKNTTDKVLKQKCLKLLFILILLFSVCYIPFHVLKNLNLRSRVLSKQKLCSEWSNGVYIAHQISRGLVCLNSALNPLVYLHGNEEVPAQLRQQLQRAHQMFSRLLPSNSGSVPLAQTADEVQHM
- the LOC121194332 gene encoding P2Y purinoceptor 1-like isoform X1, with product MNNTSCTSVSFDFTGRFLPPVFILVFIIGLVANGWGLKTLLQKWKKLKIINVFVLNLGLADMLYLLTLPFLVDYYIRNRQWIFGDAFCKITRFCFNLNLYGSIGFLTCISVFRYLAVVHPIRVMGRLTVTHSVTISVMVWLLVGVQSLPDMFYTKTSGNKSGTCYETTSTEHVEDYLKYSLGWTLMGFCIPFLVTLGCYGHVIVVLCRKNTTDKVLKQKCLKLLFILILLFSVCYIPFHVLKNLNLRSRVLSKQKLCSEWSNGVYIAHQISRGLVCLNSALNPLVYLHGNEEVPAQLRQQLQRAHQMFSRLLPSNSGSVPLAQTADEVQHM